A single region of the Silene latifolia isolate original U9 population chromosome 8, ASM4854445v1, whole genome shotgun sequence genome encodes:
- the LOC141594579 gene encoding uncharacterized protein LOC141594579 produces MEIIGRRDRFTDTLFDNYICNDTSNICNELVCLFNQFSTRVGLLNIRTHEFIYLPAVTIKRFGSRFWYALGFDPVSKVYKVLSIYGGRYVCRTKAAIFTLGSKHWKPVEYKFLNCWRCNNKLCLHGVIYWVNDYQIHDANVLTVVAFDLNREVFIDNELVSIPFNKVHLVKYYLTSLKGNPTLFIWEKEGDEIQQLTLFNHKNPKAAWNTRSFIAHDFPKKFPYGCVQTCVAGDSIVLQPIKSYVESQKPYKSYSSRYRCRDLEKFAVE; encoded by the coding sequence ATGGAGATAATCGGGCGTCGAGACCGTTTCACTGACACTCTTTTTGACAACTACATATGTAATGACACGTCCAATATATGCAATGAACTTGTTTGTCTTTTTAATCAGTTTTCAACGCGTGTCGGTCTTTTAAACATAAGGACCCATGAGTTTATCTATCTTCCCGCAGTAACTATAAAAAGATTCGGTAGCAGATTTTGGTATGCATTAGGGTTTGATCCAGTAAGTAAGGTATACAAGGTTCTAAGTATTTACGGTGGAAGGTACGTGTGTCGTACAAAGGCCGCTATATTCACTCTTGGATCGAAACATTGGAAACCGGTTGAGTATAAATTTCTAAATTGTTGGAGATGCAACAATAAGCTTTGTCTTCACGGAGTGATTTATTGGGTCAATGACTATCAAATACACGATGCTAACGTGCTAACAGTGGTTGCTTTTGATCTGAATCGCGAGGTGTTCATAGATAACGAGCTTGTTTCGATACCCTTCAACAAGGTACACTTGGTCAAATACTATTTGACATCCTTGAAAGGCAATCCAACTCTATTCATTTGGGAGAAGGAAGGTGATGAGATACAACAATTGACATTGTTTAACCATAAAAATCCCAAGGCGGCTTGGAATACAAGGAGTTTTATTGCACATGATTTCCCCAAAAAATTCCCTTACGGATGTGTTCAGACATGTGTTGCAGGAGATAGCATCGTGCTACAGCCGATTAAAAGTTACGTGGAATCCCAAAAGCCGTATAAATCATATTCTTCTAGGTATAGATGCCGTGATCTTGAGAAATTCGCGGTAGAGTAA
- the LOC141594581 gene encoding putative F-box protein At2g02030 encodes MNDTEFKFEDLLEDLQIYILARLPRKLLSRCKCVSKHWNTTLTIQAFMFRHSRSYGKPSKLAFVTHYSETKGSVSVLSFELCDKYTTPNRKTLTVPKTTKIERDTEEIIIGQYKRFSEALFRRHAKSNICNDLICLFGYSSPNVGLLNLRTQDFIYIPPLTRQRVGSIRVWYALGFDPVNMVYKILSIYGGTKLCPTTAAIFKIGSKHWKPVEYKFLRCAATRNWDYWKRNNSFCLDGVIYWVNDNETLGGNVLTVVAFDLNHEVFTDYKLDTIPIKDVKKIRYYLTSLKGCPTLFVWKEESDEIQQLTLFNHKNPKATWNRRNFTSDDFPRNFPYGGANWWNFVGGGSILLQPVKPIKNSVKSREHDKSLLSWHRWYDLENFAIE; translated from the coding sequence ATGAATGATACCGAGTTTAAATTTGAAGACTTACTCGAAGATCTTCAGATTTATATTTTGGCACGGCTGCCTCGGAAACTACTGTCAAGATGCAAGTGTGTTTCCAAACACTGGAATACTACTTTAACCATTCAGGCTTTCATGTTTAGACACTCTCGTTCATATGGTAAACCTTCAAAACTCGCTTTTGTGACACACTACTCGGAGACAAAGGGATCTGTCTCGGTTCTCTCATTCGAGCTCTGCGATAAGTACACCACTCCCAACAGAAAGACTCTGACTGTACCAAAGACTACAAAAATAGAGAGAGATACGGAGGAGATAATAATCGGGCAATATAAACGTTTCAGTGAGGCTCTTTTCCGCAGGCACGCCAAGTCCAATATATGCAATGACCTCATTTGTCTCTTTGGTTATAGTTCACCGAATGTCGGTCTTTTGAACTTAAGGACCCAGGATTTTATCTATATTCCTCCATTAACTAGACAGAGAGTGGGTTCTATCAGAGTTTGGTATGCATTAGGTTTTGATCCTGTAAATATGGTATACAAGATTTTGAGTATTTATGGTGGAACCAAACTATGTCCTACCACGGCCGCGATATTCAAAATTGGATCTAAACATTGGAAACCAGTTGAGTATAAATTTCTACGTTGTGCAGCGACCAGGAATTGGGATTATTGGAAAAGAAACAATAGTTTTTGTCTCGACGGagtgatttattgggttaatgacAATGAAACTCTTGGTGGTAACGTTCTAACCGTGGTTGCTTTTGATTTGAATCACGAGGTGTTCACAGATTACAAGCTTGATACGATACCCATTAAAGACGTTAAGAAAATCCGATACTATTTGACATCCTTGAAAGGGTGTCCAACTCTGTTCGTTTGGAAGGAGGAAAGTGATGAGATACAACAGTTGACATTGTTTAATCATAAAAATCCCAAGGCGACTTGGAACAGAAGGAATTTTACTTCAGACGATTTTCCAAGAAACTTCCCTTACGGTGGTGCTAACTGGTGGAATTTTGTTGGAGGAGGCAGCATCCTGTTACAACCTGTGAAGCCGATTAAAAATTCCGTGAAATCCCGAGAGCACGATAAATCACTGCTGTCTTGGCATAGATGGTATGATCTTGAGAACTTTGCGATAGAGTAA
- the LOC141594580 gene encoding putative F-box protein At2g02030, whose amino-acid sequence MNNTCFKSEDIPEEILIDILSRLPPESLSKCKSVSKHWNDTLIIQAFMLKHSRSYDKHSKLAFVAHRPFNEKTSVLSFDLSNRTSSRTMEIIGHRDRSTDTLFDNYICNDMSNICNELVCLFNQFSTRVGLLNIRTHEFIHLPAVTIQRLGPGILGPSIFLYALGYDPVSKVYKVLSIYGGRYVCRTKAAIFTLGSKHWKPVEYKFLNCWRCNNKLCLDGVIYWVNDNQIDGAKVVTVVAFDLNRELFIDYELDSIPYNKAIALSAETRQLNYYLSVSGESLGSLRVNFCQFRIISGLLRSDDFSVAIIRVNFVTVNWRYWRSNDSFCLDGVIYWADDNEINGNLTVVGFDLYHEVFRDYKLDTISIKDDVDTIKYYLTSLKGNLTLFIWRKESDEIQRLTLFNHKNPTVAWNKKSIIAHDFPKKFPYGCRRTCVAGGSILLA is encoded by the exons atgaataatacatgctTTAAATCTGAAGACATTCCTGAAGAGATTCTGATTGATATTTTGTCACGGCTGCCACCGGAATCACTGTCAAAATGCAAGTCTGTTTCGAAGCACTGGAATGATACATTAATCATACAAGCGTTCATGCTTAAACACTCTCGTTCATATGATAAACATTCGAAACTTGCTTTTGTCGCACACAGACCGTTTAATGAAAAGACCTCTGTTCTTTCATTCGATCTCTCCAACCGGACGAGTAGCAGGACAATGGAGATAATCGGGCATCGTGACCGTTCCACTGACACTCTTTTTGACAACTACATATGTAATGACATGTCCAATATATGCAATGAACTCGTTTGTCTTTTTAATCAGTTTTCAACGCGTGTCGGTCTTTTAAACATAAGGACCCATGAGTTTATCCATCTTCCTGCAGTAACTATACAGAGATTGGGACCCGGCATATTGGGACCCAGCATATTTTTGTATGCATTAGGTTATGATCCAGTAAGTAAGGTATACAAGGTTCTGAGTATTTACGGTGGAAGATACGTGTGTCGTACCAAGGCCGCTATATTCACTCTTGGATCAAAACATTGGAAACCGGTTGAGTATAAATTTTTAAATTGTTGGAGATGCAACAATAAGCTTTGTCTCGACGGAGTGATTTATTGGGTCAATGACAATCAAATTGACGGTGCTAAAGTGGTAACCGTGGTTGCTTTTGATCTGAATCGCGAGTTGTTCATAGATTATGAGCTTGATTCGATACCCTATAATAAG GCAATTGCATTGTCTGCAGAGACGAGGCAATTAAATTATTATTTATCTGTATCAGGCGAGTCATTGGGGTCGTTAAGAGTAAATTTCTGTCAGTTTCGTATCATATCAGGTCTTCTCAGATCAGATGATTTTTCGGTTGCCATCATCAGGGTTAATTTTG TGACCGTGAACTGGCGTTATTGGAGAAGTAACGATAGCTTTTGTCTCGATGGAGTGATTTATTGGGCCGATGACAATGAAATTAATGGCAACCTAACCGTGGTTGGCTTTGATCTGTATCACGAGGTTTTCAGAGATTACAAGCTTGATACGATATCCATCAAAGACGATGTTGATACAATCAAATACTATTTGACATCATTGAAAGGCAACTTAACTTTGTTCATTTGGCGTAAGGAAAGTGATGAGATACAAAGATTGACATTGTTTAACCATAAAAACCCGACTGTTGCTTGGAATAAAAAGAGTATTATTGCACATGATTTTCCCAAAAAATTCCCATACGGCTGTCGTCGGACTTGTGTTGCAGGAGGTAGCATCCTGCTAGCTTAG